From a region of the Hemibagrus wyckioides isolate EC202008001 linkage group LG14, SWU_Hwy_1.0, whole genome shotgun sequence genome:
- the bnip2 gene encoding BCL2/adenovirus E1B 19 kDa protein-interacting protein 2 isoform X1: MATDATESEGSLKQTDTNNTVINKSSGESDTPRISATLENKSSEQGSAVTADCTPTERVTSADNGDQPVRSSPRKTEGVREEDSHKGRSEESTHSSAPVNLPHAHSPLEHNGSFDRQESVSTTEARLRMEGMEFKEEWQDEDFPRPLPEEGEIQLDEHLFTHTPGEEDSGQQYESNNGKNTKRRLLAPEISLNLDRSDGSVLSDELDESTELDLDGMDTPSDNSNEFEWEDDLPKPKSTDMLPKGVESVTEYSASEERDDGRRWRIFRIGEQDHRVDMRAIEPYKRVISHGGYYGDGLNAIIVFAVCFMPESNQPNYRYIMDHLFKYVIGTLELLVAENYMIVYLNGATSRRKMPSVGWLRKCYQQIDRRLRKNLKSLIIVHPSWFIRTLLTITKPFISSKFSQKIKFVYSLADLAELVPMEYVSIPECIKQFDEEKNRKTHKRIDQEMHGKGEMGGAE; this comes from the exons ATGGCTACAGATGCGACTGAGAGTGAAGGGAGCTTGAAGCAGACGGACACAAATAACACGGTTATTAATAAGAGCAGTGGTGAATCAGACACACCCAGAATTAGTGCGACGCTGGAAAACAAGTCGAGTGAACAAGGAAGCGCGGTGACAGCGGACTGCACTCCCACAGAGCGCGTGACTTCTGCGGATAATGGTGACCAACCTGTCCGGTCCAGTCCGAGAAAAACAGAAGGGGTGCGAGAAGAAGATTCACACAAAGGGCGAAGTGAGGAGTCGACTCACAGCAGCGCGCCGGTGAATCTTCCGCACGCGCACTCTCCCCTGGAACACAATGGCAG TTTCGATCGTCAGGAGTCGGTCAGCACTACAGAAGCTCGATTGCGAATGGAAGGAATGGAGTTCAAAGAGGAGTGGCAAGACGAGGACTTCCCCAG ACCGCTACCTGAAGAAGGAGAGATTCAGCTTGATGAACATCTCTTCACCCACACACCTGGAGAGGAAGATTCTG GTCAGCAGTATGAATCAAACAATGGCAAGAACACAAAGAGGAGACTGCTGGCTCCAGAAATCAGTCTGAACCTCGATCGCAGTGACGGCTCTGTGCTTTCCGATGAACTGGACGAAAGCACAGAGCTGGACCTGGACGGTATGGACACCCCGTCAGACAACAGCAACGAATTTGAATGGGAAG ATGATCTCCCAAAACCCAAAAGCACTGACATGCTGCCCAAAGGTGTGGAATCGGTGACGGAATATTCAGCCTCTGAGGAGCGCGATGATGGCCGACGCTGGAGGATCTTTCGCATTGGGGAGCAGGACCACCGGGTCGATATGAGGGCCATTGAGCCTTACAAAAGAGTCATCAGCCATGGTG GTTACTATGGAGATGGACTGAATGCTATTATCGTCTTTGCGGTTTGCTTTATGCCTGAGAGCAATCAACCAAACTATAGATACATCATGGATCATCTTTTCAA gTATGTAATAGGAACTCTGGAGCTGCTGGTGGCTGAGAATTACATGATTGTGTACCTGAATGGTGCCACCTCACGCCGTAAGATGCCCAGTGTGGGCTGGCTGAGGAAGTGCTATCAACAGATCGACCGGAG ACTAAGGAAGAATCTGAAGTCTTTGATTATTGTCCATCCATCTTGGTTCATTCGCACACTCCTGACCATCACAAAACCTTTTATAAG TTCTAAATTTAGCCAAAaaataaagtttgtgtataGTCTGGCAGACCTCGCTGAGCTCGTGCCAATGGAATATGTGTCAATACCAGAATGCATCAAGCA GtttgatgaagaaaaaaataggaAAACCCATAAAAG GATCGACCAAGAAATGCATGGCAAAGGAGAGATGGGAGGTGCAGAGTGA
- the bnip2 gene encoding BCL2/adenovirus E1B 19 kDa protein-interacting protein 2 isoform X2 — MATDATESEGSLKQTDTNNTVINKSSGESDTPRISATLENKSSEQGSAVTADCTPTERVTSADNGDQPVRSSPRKTEGVREEDSHKGRSEESTHSSAPVNLPHAHSPLEHNGSFDRQESVSTTEARLRMEGMEFKEEWQDEDFPRPLPEEGEIQLDEHLFTHTPGEEDSGQQYESNNGKNTKRRLLAPEISLNLDRSDGSVLSDELDESTELDLDGMDTPSDNSNEFEWEDDLPKPKSTDMLPKGVESVTEYSASEERDDGRRWRIFRIGEQDHRVDMRAIEPYKRVISHGGYYGDGLNAIIVFAVCFMPESNQPNYRYIMDHLFKYVIGTLELLVAENYMIVYLNGATSRRKMPSVGWLRKCYQQIDRRLRKNLKSLIIVHPSWFIRTLLTITKPFISSKFSQKIKFVYSLADLAELVPMEYVSIPECIKQIDQEMHGKGEMGGAE; from the exons ATGGCTACAGATGCGACTGAGAGTGAAGGGAGCTTGAAGCAGACGGACACAAATAACACGGTTATTAATAAGAGCAGTGGTGAATCAGACACACCCAGAATTAGTGCGACGCTGGAAAACAAGTCGAGTGAACAAGGAAGCGCGGTGACAGCGGACTGCACTCCCACAGAGCGCGTGACTTCTGCGGATAATGGTGACCAACCTGTCCGGTCCAGTCCGAGAAAAACAGAAGGGGTGCGAGAAGAAGATTCACACAAAGGGCGAAGTGAGGAGTCGACTCACAGCAGCGCGCCGGTGAATCTTCCGCACGCGCACTCTCCCCTGGAACACAATGGCAG TTTCGATCGTCAGGAGTCGGTCAGCACTACAGAAGCTCGATTGCGAATGGAAGGAATGGAGTTCAAAGAGGAGTGGCAAGACGAGGACTTCCCCAG ACCGCTACCTGAAGAAGGAGAGATTCAGCTTGATGAACATCTCTTCACCCACACACCTGGAGAGGAAGATTCTG GTCAGCAGTATGAATCAAACAATGGCAAGAACACAAAGAGGAGACTGCTGGCTCCAGAAATCAGTCTGAACCTCGATCGCAGTGACGGCTCTGTGCTTTCCGATGAACTGGACGAAAGCACAGAGCTGGACCTGGACGGTATGGACACCCCGTCAGACAACAGCAACGAATTTGAATGGGAAG ATGATCTCCCAAAACCCAAAAGCACTGACATGCTGCCCAAAGGTGTGGAATCGGTGACGGAATATTCAGCCTCTGAGGAGCGCGATGATGGCCGACGCTGGAGGATCTTTCGCATTGGGGAGCAGGACCACCGGGTCGATATGAGGGCCATTGAGCCTTACAAAAGAGTCATCAGCCATGGTG GTTACTATGGAGATGGACTGAATGCTATTATCGTCTTTGCGGTTTGCTTTATGCCTGAGAGCAATCAACCAAACTATAGATACATCATGGATCATCTTTTCAA gTATGTAATAGGAACTCTGGAGCTGCTGGTGGCTGAGAATTACATGATTGTGTACCTGAATGGTGCCACCTCACGCCGTAAGATGCCCAGTGTGGGCTGGCTGAGGAAGTGCTATCAACAGATCGACCGGAG ACTAAGGAAGAATCTGAAGTCTTTGATTATTGTCCATCCATCTTGGTTCATTCGCACACTCCTGACCATCACAAAACCTTTTATAAG TTCTAAATTTAGCCAAAaaataaagtttgtgtataGTCTGGCAGACCTCGCTGAGCTCGTGCCAATGGAATATGTGTCAATACCAGAATGCATCAAGCA GATCGACCAAGAAATGCATGGCAAAGGAGAGATGGGAGGTGCAGAGTGA
- the bnip2 gene encoding BCL2/adenovirus E1B 19 kDa protein-interacting protein 2 isoform X3, whose product MATDATESEGSLKQTDTNNTVINKSSGESDTPRISATLENKSSEQGSAVTADCTPTERVTSADNGDQPVRSSPRKTEGVREEDSHKGRSEESTHSSAPVNLPHAHSPLEHNGSFDRQESVSTTEARLRMEGMEFKEEWQDEDFPRPLPEEGEIQLDEHLFTHTPGEEDSGQQYESNNGKNTKRRLLAPEISLNLDRSDGSVLSDELDESTELDLDGMDTPSDNSNEFEWEDDLPKPKSTDMLPKGVESVTEYSASEERDDGRRWRIFRIGEQDHRVDMRAIEPYKRVISHGGYYGDGLNAIIVFAVCFMPESNQPNYRYIMDHLFKYVIGTLELLVAENYMIVYLNGATSRRKMPSVGWLRKCYQQIDRRLRKNLKSLIIVHPSWFIRTLLTITKPFISSKFSQKIKFVYSLADLAELVPMEYVSIPECIKQYRFGC is encoded by the exons ATGGCTACAGATGCGACTGAGAGTGAAGGGAGCTTGAAGCAGACGGACACAAATAACACGGTTATTAATAAGAGCAGTGGTGAATCAGACACACCCAGAATTAGTGCGACGCTGGAAAACAAGTCGAGTGAACAAGGAAGCGCGGTGACAGCGGACTGCACTCCCACAGAGCGCGTGACTTCTGCGGATAATGGTGACCAACCTGTCCGGTCCAGTCCGAGAAAAACAGAAGGGGTGCGAGAAGAAGATTCACACAAAGGGCGAAGTGAGGAGTCGACTCACAGCAGCGCGCCGGTGAATCTTCCGCACGCGCACTCTCCCCTGGAACACAATGGCAG TTTCGATCGTCAGGAGTCGGTCAGCACTACAGAAGCTCGATTGCGAATGGAAGGAATGGAGTTCAAAGAGGAGTGGCAAGACGAGGACTTCCCCAG ACCGCTACCTGAAGAAGGAGAGATTCAGCTTGATGAACATCTCTTCACCCACACACCTGGAGAGGAAGATTCTG GTCAGCAGTATGAATCAAACAATGGCAAGAACACAAAGAGGAGACTGCTGGCTCCAGAAATCAGTCTGAACCTCGATCGCAGTGACGGCTCTGTGCTTTCCGATGAACTGGACGAAAGCACAGAGCTGGACCTGGACGGTATGGACACCCCGTCAGACAACAGCAACGAATTTGAATGGGAAG ATGATCTCCCAAAACCCAAAAGCACTGACATGCTGCCCAAAGGTGTGGAATCGGTGACGGAATATTCAGCCTCTGAGGAGCGCGATGATGGCCGACGCTGGAGGATCTTTCGCATTGGGGAGCAGGACCACCGGGTCGATATGAGGGCCATTGAGCCTTACAAAAGAGTCATCAGCCATGGTG GTTACTATGGAGATGGACTGAATGCTATTATCGTCTTTGCGGTTTGCTTTATGCCTGAGAGCAATCAACCAAACTATAGATACATCATGGATCATCTTTTCAA gTATGTAATAGGAACTCTGGAGCTGCTGGTGGCTGAGAATTACATGATTGTGTACCTGAATGGTGCCACCTCACGCCGTAAGATGCCCAGTGTGGGCTGGCTGAGGAAGTGCTATCAACAGATCGACCGGAG ACTAAGGAAGAATCTGAAGTCTTTGATTATTGTCCATCCATCTTGGTTCATTCGCACACTCCTGACCATCACAAAACCTTTTATAAG TTCTAAATTTAGCCAAAaaataaagtttgtgtataGTCTGGCAGACCTCGCTGAGCTCGTGCCAATGGAATATGTGTCAATACCAGAATGCATCAAGCA ATACAGATTTGGATGCTGA